The Salvia splendens isolate huo1 chromosome 21, SspV2, whole genome shotgun sequence genome includes a window with the following:
- the LOC121785440 gene encoding nucleolar GTP-binding protein 1-like codes for MTSTWSRLQLLHAPPSLLFRRRDFPKFAKFVPAKFLLPTMCFCQQLQTQTYEIVKGSYVPAGDTKQATKVEDKVVKALEAVGAFQKLPMVMQSIDILYSALKKARRVSPTKGIANIAKRERNKGAKQLDALMKEIAVPLRKYTENFPGKISLHPYERSLVELTLGDGNYEEVLRKVDYLRKRVVAVGKEHASLCAKSVTKREAEERLSEGIKKIEEIFSHEGKAVDELLNIAKTLRAMPVVDLETPTLCLVGAPNVGKSSLVRLLSTGKPEICNYPFTTRGILMGHINLSYQNFQVTDTPGLLRRHDEDRNNLEKLTLAVLSHLPTAVLFVHDLSGECGTSPSDQFTIYNEIKERFANHLWLDVVSKSDLLTDSPVVFITEDSNTDSLDLAKYRRMGPDGSLHVSVKTEVGISELKVRVHELLVTQSERIKSCKSSEEGHKVVT; via the exons ATGACCAGCACATGGAGTCGACTCCAACTACTGCACGCGCCGCCGTCTCTGCTCTTCCGTCGTCGCGATTTCCCCAAAT TTGCGAAATTTGTTCCTGCAAAATTTTTGCTTCCGACGATGTGCTTCTGTCAGCAATTGCAGACGCAAACCTATGAAATTGTGAAAGGAAGCTATGTTCCCGCTGGCGACACCAAGCAAGCAACCAAAGTTGAG GATAAAGTAGTGAAGGCTCTTGAAGCAGTTGGAGCATTTCAAAAGCTTCCCATGGTGATGCAATCGATTGATATTTTGTATTCGGCATTGAAGAAGGCAAGGAGAGTGTCACCTACAAAGG GCATTGCCAATATTGCAAAACGTGAAAGAAATAAAGGTGCGAAGCAACTTGATGCATTGATGAAG GAGATTGCAGTTCCATTGAGAAAGTACACGGAGAACTTCCCCGGAAAAATAAGTTTGCACCCATATGAGAGATCTCTAGTTGAGTTGACTCTTGGAGATGGGAACTATGAAGAG GTGTTGAGAAAGGTTGATTATTTACGGAAGCGAGTGGTGGCAGTTGGAAAAGAGCATGCCTCTCTCTGTGCCAAG TCAGTCACAAAGCGTGAAGCTGAGGAACGACTGAGTGAG ggaataaaaaaaattgaagaaattttCAGTCATGAAGGAAAAGCTGTAGATGAATTATTAAACATTGCCAAG ACATTGCGGGCAATGCCAGTCGTCGATCTGGAAACACCCACTTTGTGCCTTGTTGGGGCGCCGAACGTAGGAAAATCATCTTTGGTTCGTCTACTATCTACGGGAAAGCCTGAG ATATGCAATTATCCATTCACTACGAGAGGAATTTTGATGGGTCATATTAACTTGAGTTATCAGAATTTTCAG GTTACAGATACCCCAGGTCTACTAAGGAGACATGATG AGGATAGAAATAATTTGGAAAAGTTGACACTTGCCGTTCTTTCTCATCTGCCCACTGCTGTACTCTTTGTTCATGATCTCTCTGGAGAATGTGGGACCTCACCTTCAGATCAG TTCACCATCTACAACGAAATTAAAGAGAGGTTCGCGAACCATCTTTGGCTTGATGTCGTGTCTAAGTCTGATCTGCTAACTGATTCTCCGGTAGTCTTCATCACTGAAGATAGTAACACCGATAGTTTGGATCTAGCAAAGTATCGGAGAATGGGACCTGATGGATCACTACATGTATCTGTCAAGACTGAAGTAGGCATCAGTGAG TTGAAGGTTCGAGTGCATGAACTACTCGTTACCCAGTCGGAGAGGATAAAAAGCTGCAAAAGCAGTGAAGAAGGTCATAAAGTTGTAACATAA
- the LOC121783648 gene encoding 14-3-3 protein 1-like codes for MALTREQYLYMAKLAEQAERYEEMVQFMDSLVVSAAGTELSVEERNLLSVAYKNVIGSVRAAWRIVSSIEQKEESRKNDDHVSLVKDYRSKVESELSQVCAGILKLLSDNLIPSAASSDSRIFYLKMKGDYHRYLAEFKVDNERKEAAENTMLAYKAAQEIALADLAPTHPIRLGLALNFSVFYYEILNSSEKACSMAKQAFEEAIAELDTLGEESYKDSTLIMQLLRDNLTLWTSDMQDQIDEP; via the exons ATGGCTTTGACCAGAGAGCAGTACCTCTACATGGCGAAGCTGGCCGAGCAAGCCGAGCGCTACGAGGAGATGGTCCAATTCATGGACAGCCTCGTCGTCAGCGCCGCCGGCACCGAGCTCTCGGTCGAGGAGCGCAACCTCCTCTCCGTCGCCTACAAGAACGTCATCGGCTCCGTCCGCGCCGCCTGGCGCATCGTCAGCTCCATCGAGCAGAAGGAGGAGAGCCGCAAGAACGACGACCACGTCTCCCTCGTCAAGGACTACAGATCTAAAGTCGAATCCGAGCTCTCGCAAGTCTGCGCCGGCATCCTCAAGCTCCTCTCCGACAATCTCATCCCCTCCGCCGCCTCCAGCGACTCCAGGATCTTCTACTTGAAGATGAAGGGCGATTACCATCGCTATCTCGCCGAGTTTAAGGTCGATAATGAGCGGAAAGAGGCGGCTGAGAATACTATGCTCGCTTACAAAGCCGCTCAG GAAATTGCACTAGCTGATCTTGCTCCCACGCATCCTATAAGGCTGGGATTGGCGCTCAATTTCTCCGTTTTTTACTATGAAATTCTGAATTCATCAGAGAAAGCTTGCAGCATGGCTAAACAG GCTTTTGAGGAAGCTATTGCTGAGCTGGACACTTTGGGTGAAGAGTCATACAAGGATAGCACTCTTATCATGCAACTTCTGCGGGATAATCTCACTCTTTGGACGTCAGATATGCAG